A single region of the Bos mutus isolate GX-2022 chromosome 17, NWIPB_WYAK_1.1, whole genome shotgun sequence genome encodes:
- the CRYBB2 gene encoding beta-crystallin B2 — protein sequence MASDHQTQAGKPQPLNPKIIIFEQENFQGHSHELNGPCPNLKETGVEKAGSVLVQAGPWVGYEQANCKGEQFVFEKGEYPRWDSWTSSRRTDSLSSLRPIKVDSQEHKITLYENPNFTGKKMEVIDDDVPSFHAHGYQEKVSSVRVQSGTWVGYQYPGYRGLQYLLEKGDYKDSGDFGAPQPQVQSVRRIRDMQWHQRGAFHPSS from the exons ATGGCCTCAGATCACCAGACCCAAGCGGGCAAGCCGCAGCCCCTCAACCCCAAG ATCATCATCTTTGAGCAGGAGAACTTCCAGGGTCACTCGCATGAGCTCAACGGGCCCTGCCCCAACCTGAAGGAGACTGGCGTGGAGAAGGCGGGCTCCGTCCTGGTGCAGGCTGGACC CTGGGTGGGCTATGAGCAGGCCAACTGCAAAGGGGAGCAGTTCGTGTTTGAGAAGGGTGAGTACCCACGCTGGGACTCGTGGACCAGCAGTCGGAGGACGGACTCGCTCAGCTCCCTGAGGCCCATCAAAGTG GACAGCCAGGAGCATAAGATCACCCTGTATGAGAACCCCAACTTCACGGGGAAGAAGATGGAGGTGATAGACGATGACGTGCCCAGCTTCCACGCCCACGGCTACCAGGAGAAGGTGTCTTCCGTGCGTGTGCAGAGCGGCAC GTGGGTCGGCTACCAGTACCCCGGCTACCGCGGGCTGCAgtacctgctggagaagggcgaTTACAAGGACAGCGGTGACTTTGGGGCCCCCCAGCCCCAGGTGCAGTCCGTGCGCCGCATCCGGGACATGCAGTGGCACCAGCGGGGCGCCTTCCACCCCTCCAGCTAG